CCCAAAAGACCGTAGATTCTTCCGCTTTCTACCTTGAGACTGACATCATAAAGAGCAGTTTTTTTTCCCAAGTATGTTTTTTTTAGGTGTTCCGTTTCAAGTATTGTATTCATTTTTTTCTCCAAAAAAATTATTATAGCTTTGCTTTTATAGACTCAATTATTTGCTCATCAGAAAACTTCAGATTTCTCAAGCCTTCGATAGCCGGCAAGATAATCTGACCTGCCATCTCTTCCGTCAATTTTCCTACCAAATTGGGCTCATTTACAACAAAACTGCCTAGGCCGCGTTTCGATTCAGTGATACCTTCACCTTCAAGCTGTTTGTATACCCTGAATATCGTATTAGGGTTTACATCCATCTCAACGGACATATCGCTCATTGAAGGAATTTTATCCCCCGGTTTAAGCTCGCCATAGACAATCTTACATTTGATTTTTTCAACTATTTGTAAATATATCGGGCGATTTTGATCATATATAACTTTCACAAAAAAGAACCTCCGCAAAGTTTGAGTAAAACGACTCTTCTATCTGTCTATAATACTATAATTGCTAAATTGTGTCAAGGCCTTTTAAAACATCGTCTGTTTTTTGGAAGGTCTGAATCATTCTATCCGAAAAATTCACAACGGTTGTGTAGACCTGATTTGTTTTTATGTTTATATCGTTAAAGGCCTTATCCAGATCCTCGCTGCTCTTTGCCATAAACGAAATATTTTTTACCACCTCAATTACCGTTTTTCCTATGCCGGCAGAGCTTTCAACCGAGGCAGTGGCCAAGCGTCCCAACTCTTCGGCTACAACGGCAAATCCCTTTCCGGCATCTCCTGCATGGGCGGCTTCTATGGCGGCATTCATACTAAGCATCTTTGTCTGCTCGGCAATACCGGCTATTACCTCCGCCATTTCCTGTATATCCGCAATGCTCTGGTTTATATGGACAATTTTTTCGTAAGTAGACTTAAAGAGCTTATGCCCGCCCTGGAATGTATCAACAAGTTCCTGTGCAGCCTGAGCATCTTCTTGGGCTTCGGCAGCTTCCATCTGTATATCGCTCAAAAATAATTTTACCGTTTCGCATTTCTCGCTCTTTTTTTCATCGCCTTGCTTCAAAGACTCTTGCAGCTCCTTATACGATGAACCCAGTTCATTATATTTTGTTTGTAGTTCATTATAAGCGCCGTTTAACTCATCAGACATTTCTTTTAATTCTTTATAATCGTTTTGAAGCTTGAGATAAACCGGTGAACTTTCTATAGAAATATTTGATTCTCCGATGCGGACAGAGGCAGTTTCGGTATAAGAGCTTTGTCCCATAATCGGCTGCCGGATACTTTTGTCGGATATCTCGGCCATTGCATTGCTTATAGTAGCAGAGCTTATCGAATCAGCTTTTAGCGGAGCGGCACTGCCTGAAAAGGTACTTACTGAGGAGACATTTACCGAAGTGTTGCTTATCGAAGAAGTGTTCGGCGAAGCGGTGTTTAGCGCAG
The DNA window shown above is from Treponema denticola and carries:
- a CDS encoding GntR family transcriptional regulator — its product is MKVIYDQNRPIYLQIVEKIKCKIVYGELKPGDKIPSMSDMSVEMDVNPNTIFRVYKQLEGEGITESKRGLGSFVVNEPNLVGKLTEEMAGQIILPAIEGLRNLKFSDEQIIESIKAKL
- a CDS encoding methyl-accepting chemotaxis protein; amino-acid sequence: MKNYIKIVFALCGIALAIGIGGAAFFIAAKPSSDFQLKTDYLLEYRFYLASLKADMYRTACKDGEFSVQNLKARIKETANSFENLKKLSAADKNDSNLRFAYNDYESSNDKLFKSIDSWRQEFELTGDSSAKTFLPVLKEFDAVQNSFERLKKEYKEGFTKQEKKSKTLAVLLIVLAWGIGVFLTWFVSSVIYKLYIERERAKKAKLRLHVGPKTEGQRSSSDRPADKILSVQSSASVSTAALNTASPNTSSISNTSVNVSSVSTFSGSAAPLKADSISSATISNAMAEISDKSIRQPIMGQSSYTETASVRIGESNISIESSPVYLKLQNDYKELKEMSDELNGAYNELQTKYNELGSSYKELQESLKQGDEKKSEKCETVKLFLSDIQMEAAEAQEDAQAAQELVDTFQGGHKLFKSTYEKIVHINQSIADIQEMAEVIAGIAEQTKMLSMNAAIEAAHAGDAGKGFAVVAEELGRLATASVESSAGIGKTVIEVVKNISFMAKSSEDLDKAFNDINIKTNQVYTTVVNFSDRMIQTFQKTDDVLKGLDTI